A section of the Phaseolus vulgaris cultivar G19833 chromosome 8, P. vulgaris v2.0, whole genome shotgun sequence genome encodes:
- the LOC137825204 gene encoding uncharacterized protein has product MGRLVSVKEVQQLTGHMTALSRFLSASGDKGYPYFQCLKKNNRFVWTRECEETFIKLKEFLASPSVLCKPLSGTPIRLYFAVTERTISSVIVQEQDRIQKSVYFVSKVLQGPETQYQAIEKASLAVVFTARRILHYFQSFTVIVMTEIPIHKVLQQLDITEGLVEVSRVEILGVSLKQGRRQRSLTHETLKVPKITTYDLLGDESLEVLHVNIVETWITPYQRYLADILLPAKPVEAKTIKRNAENYILVDGKLLCHSYTHSILTCVEFANRVLLRGLKRRLEKAKGNWLEEVPRILWAYHTTPQSTTKETPFSLVYGSDAMIPVEIQESSPRFQKFIIEESNEGRKMILDLLDEVRKQAHINFEALKIRVELKQKTKLKPRQFRVADLVMRKTHPYQLENKLSPKWTGPFRVVKVLRNRVYRLETLEGGAIPRTWNEANLKFYFS; this is encoded by the exons ATGGGGAGGCTTGTCAGCGTGAAGGAAGTCCAACAGCTAACTGGACATATGACTGCCCTATCTCGATTCTTGTCCGCTAGTGGAGATAAGGGGTATCCATATTTTCAATGTTTGAAGAAGAATAACCGATTTGTGTGGACTCGTGAGTGTGAAGAGACcttcatcaagttgaaggagtttTTGGCAAGCCCTTCTGTCCTTTGTAAGCCGCTGTCAGGTACTCCCATTCGTCTTTATTTTGCAGTCACAGAACGGACAATAAGCTCGGTCATTGTGCAAGAGCAAGATAGGATCCAGAAGTCGGTctactttgtgagtaaggtgctgcaagggcCAGAAACGCAGTACCAAGCCATCGAGAAGGCCTCTTTGGCGGTGGTATTCACAGCTCGGCGAATCctccattacttccagagctttactgTGATAGTGATGACTGAGATACCTATCCACAAAGTCCTTCAGCAGCTAGACATAACAG AAGGGCTAGTCGAGGTCAGTCGCGTGGAGATCTTGGGTGTGAGCTTgaagcaagggaggaggcaacGATCATTGACACATGAGACCTTGAAAGTGCCCAAGATAACCACCTATGACTTGTTGGGAGATGAGTCTCTGGAGGTCCTGCATGTCAACATTGTGGAGACTTGGATAACTCCATACCAACGCTACCTAGCTGATATTTTGCTCCCTGCAAAACCTGTAGAGGCTAAAACGATTAAGAGGAATGCAGAAAATTATATCCTTGTAGATGGCAAGCTGTTATGTCATAGTTATACCCACTCAATCCTCACTTGT GTTGAGTTTGCCAACAGAGTCTTACTCAGAGGGTTGAAGAGAAGattggagaaggccaagggAAATTGGTTAGAAGAAGTTCCTCGAATTTTGTGGGCTTATCACACTACTCCTCAGTCAACAACTAAGGAGACGCCCTTCAGTTTGGTATATGGGTCAGACGCCATGATACCAGTAGAGATCCAAGAGAGCTCTCCTCGGTTTCAGAAGTTTATTATTGAAGAGTCTAACGAAGGAAGGAAGATGATCCTGGATTTGCTAGATGAAGTGCGCAAGCAAGCTCACATTAATTTCGAGGCTTTGAAGATAAGGGTGGAGCTGAAGCAAAAGACCAAGTTGAAGCCTCGTCAGTTCCGGGTTGCCGACTTGGTGATGCGAAAGACTCACCCCTATcagttggagaataagttgtctccaaagtggactgGCCCATTCCGTGTAGTTAAGGTGCTCAGGAACAGAGTTTACAGGCTCGAAACCCTCGAGGGGGGAGCTATACCTCGAACGTGGAATGAAGcgaatctcaaattttatttcagttaa